From Methylocystis sp. ATCC 49242, one genomic window encodes:
- the clpS gene encoding ATP-dependent Clp protease adapter ClpS: MLISIKPRQTFDGSGAEPIRAAREPRKSGDGAGTALITQARQQTRRPNMYRVLLLNDDYTTQEFVVIVLRKYFNKSVEEATRIMLHVHNHGVGECGVYTYEVAETKVTQVMDFARKHQHPLQCIMEKK, encoded by the coding sequence GTGTTGATATCCATCAAACCCAGGCAGACGTTTGACGGCTCGGGGGCGGAGCCGATCCGCGCGGCGAGGGAGCCGCGCAAATCCGGCGACGGGGCCGGAACGGCGCTGATCACCCAGGCGCGCCAGCAAACTCGCCGCCCGAACATGTATCGGGTGCTGCTGCTCAACGACGACTACACGACGCAGGAGTTCGTGGTCATCGTGCTGCGCAAATACTTCAACAAGTCGGTCGAAGAAGCGACCCGCATCATGCTGCACGTCCACAATCACGGCGTCGGTGAATGCGGCGTCTACACTTATGAAGTCGCAGAAACAAAGGTCACCCAGGTGATGGATTTCGCGAGGAAGCACCAGCATCCCTTGCAATGCATCATGGAAAAGAAATAG
- a CDS encoding 3-deoxy-manno-octulosonate cytidylyltransferase translates to MAPRAPLIVIPARLGSTRLPGKALADIGGRPMIARVWERACAAGLAPVAVATDSVEIAEVIRAGGGTVAMTSGAHACGSDRIGEAVAALDPDRRHDAIVNLQGDNPFLPDGALAAALGLLDDLAADIGTLATQAAPEEADDPNAVKLVGTQIGPNRMRALYFTRARAPHGDGPLYKHVGVYAFRRASFERYVALPPSALELRERLEQLRALEAGMRIDAAVLDKAAPSVDTERDLAALRAAAREQEKQ, encoded by the coding sequence ATGGCGCCGCGCGCGCCGCTCATCGTCATCCCTGCGCGGCTGGGCTCGACCCGGCTTCCCGGCAAGGCGCTCGCCGACATCGGCGGGCGGCCAATGATTGCGCGCGTATGGGAGCGCGCCTGCGCGGCGGGGCTCGCCCCCGTCGCGGTGGCGACCGATTCGGTCGAAATCGCCGAAGTCATCCGCGCCGGCGGCGGGACTGTCGCGATGACGAGCGGCGCCCACGCCTGCGGGAGCGATCGCATCGGCGAGGCGGTGGCGGCGCTCGATCCCGACCGGCGCCACGACGCCATCGTCAATCTGCAGGGCGACAATCCTTTCCTGCCCGACGGCGCCCTCGCGGCGGCGCTCGGCCTGCTCGACGACCTAGCGGCGGACATCGGCACGCTCGCGACCCAAGCTGCGCCGGAGGAGGCCGACGACCCCAATGCGGTGAAACTGGTTGGAACGCAGATCGGCCCGAACCGGATGCGCGCGCTCTATTTCACCCGCGCCCGGGCGCCCCACGGTGACGGGCCGCTCTACAAGCACGTCGGCGTCTACGCCTTTCGTCGCGCGAGCTTCGAGCGCTACGTCGCGCTGCCGCCCTCGGCGCTGGAGCTTCGGGAGCGTCTCGAGCAACTTCGGGCGCTGGAGGCCGGTATGCGCATAGACGCGGCCGTGCTGGACAAAGCCGCCCCGTCGGTGGATACCGAGCGCGACCTTGCGGCGCTGCGCGCCGCGGCGCGCGAGCAGGAAAAGCAGTGA
- the rnr gene encoding ribonuclease R: protein MTIKKIQPEIPSRDDILAFLAREREAGVSGKIGVREIARAFGLKGENRVALKRRRSELADEGVVEKRGRRVNRKGALPPVALVDILERDRDGELIAVPVEWNEDELGPAPRILIRSGRGAKFGKKLSGEPVAGVGDRALVRAEPDRDAEPGEPPYVGRVVKLLSRARHRVLGVLRIEPNGAGRIVPIDKKQAGRELMVAAADIGDGKDGDLVNVDLVGKTRFGAPRARVRETLGSVTGEKAVSLIALRAHDIPDVFRAEAIEESERAKPATLHGREDWRDLPLVTIDPPDAKDHDDAVHAAPDPSPDNEGGFVLTVAIADVAHYVKPRSPLDRDALDRGNSVYFPDRVVPMLPERISNDLCSLRANEDRPALAVRMRVTSKGRKIGHSFHRVMMRSHAKLAYQQAQDAIDGRPDETTKALLENVLRPLYAAHEALQHARNLRAPLDLDLPERKILLKKDGSFDRVVLPPRLEAHRLIEEFMILANVAAAETLEENRQQLIYRAHDEPSKEKVTALSEFLGTIGVKLAKGQVLKPAHFNVILERVKGLEHENIVNEIILRTQAQAEYTHENYGHFGLNLRRYAHFTSPIRRYADLIVHRALIRALKLGEGALPEMGAGELAEIAARISAAERRAMAAERETVDRLIAHHLADQIGTRFEARISGVTKSGLFVRLTETGADGFVPAATLGREYYSYDEAAHALTSRSGVSYRLADIIEVRLLEAAPIAGALRFEVVSGGVKRTDRLPRRGDDRGARKPAKGKARRR, encoded by the coding sequence TTGACGATAAAGAAAATTCAGCCGGAAATTCCCTCCCGCGACGACATCCTCGCTTTTCTCGCCCGAGAACGGGAAGCGGGCGTATCCGGCAAAATCGGGGTGCGCGAAATAGCCCGCGCCTTCGGGCTCAAGGGTGAAAACAGGGTCGCGCTCAAGCGCCGTCGCTCCGAACTCGCTGACGAAGGCGTGGTCGAGAAGCGCGGGCGCCGCGTGAACCGCAAGGGCGCGCTGCCGCCGGTCGCGCTCGTCGATATTCTCGAACGCGACCGGGATGGCGAGCTGATCGCCGTTCCCGTCGAATGGAACGAAGACGAGCTGGGACCGGCGCCGCGCATCCTCATTCGCTCGGGTCGCGGCGCCAAATTCGGCAAGAAGCTTTCAGGCGAACCCGTGGCCGGCGTCGGCGACCGGGCGCTGGTGCGCGCCGAGCCGGACCGCGACGCCGAGCCCGGCGAGCCGCCCTATGTCGGCCGGGTCGTAAAACTTCTGTCGCGGGCGCGCCATCGTGTGCTCGGCGTGCTGCGGATCGAGCCCAATGGCGCCGGCCGCATCGTGCCGATCGACAAGAAGCAGGCCGGCCGCGAACTGATGGTCGCAGCGGCCGACATCGGCGACGGCAAAGACGGCGATCTCGTCAATGTCGATCTCGTCGGCAAGACACGCTTCGGCGCCCCCCGCGCCCGCGTGCGCGAAACGCTGGGGTCCGTGACCGGCGAGAAGGCCGTGAGCCTCATCGCCCTGCGCGCCCACGACATCCCCGACGTTTTCCGCGCCGAGGCGATCGAGGAATCGGAGCGGGCCAAACCCGCGACGCTCCACGGCCGCGAGGACTGGCGCGACCTGCCGCTCGTAACCATCGACCCGCCCGACGCCAAGGATCACGACGACGCCGTCCATGCGGCCCCCGACCCGTCGCCCGACAATGAGGGCGGCTTCGTCCTCACCGTCGCCATCGCCGACGTCGCGCATTATGTGAAACCTCGCTCGCCGCTCGACCGCGACGCACTGGACCGCGGCAACTCGGTCTACTTCCCCGACCGCGTCGTGCCCATGCTGCCCGAGAGAATCTCCAACGACCTCTGCTCGCTGCGCGCGAACGAGGATCGCCCCGCACTCGCCGTGCGCATGCGCGTCACGAGCAAGGGCCGGAAGATCGGCCACAGCTTCCATCGCGTGATGATGCGCTCGCACGCCAAACTTGCCTATCAGCAGGCGCAGGATGCGATCGACGGCCGGCCGGACGAAACAACGAAGGCGCTGCTGGAGAATGTTCTGCGTCCGCTCTATGCGGCGCATGAGGCGCTGCAGCACGCGCGCAATCTGCGGGCGCCGCTGGACCTCGACCTTCCCGAGCGCAAGATCCTGCTCAAGAAAGACGGCTCATTCGACCGCGTGGTGCTTCCGCCCCGGCTCGAGGCGCATCGGCTGATCGAGGAATTCATGATCCTCGCCAATGTCGCGGCGGCCGAGACGCTGGAGGAGAACCGCCAGCAGCTCATCTATCGCGCGCATGACGAGCCCTCGAAGGAAAAGGTCACCGCCCTTTCGGAGTTCCTCGGCACGATCGGCGTGAAGCTCGCCAAGGGACAGGTGTTAAAGCCCGCGCATTTCAACGTGATTCTCGAACGCGTGAAGGGGCTGGAGCACGAAAACATCGTCAACGAGATCATCCTGCGCACGCAGGCCCAGGCGGAATATACGCACGAGAATTACGGGCATTTCGGCCTGAACCTGCGCCGCTATGCGCACTTCACCTCGCCGATCCGCCGCTACGCCGATCTCATCGTGCATCGGGCGCTGATTCGCGCGCTTAAACTCGGCGAAGGCGCCCTGCCCGAGATGGGCGCCGGCGAACTCGCTGAAATCGCCGCGCGAATCTCCGCCGCTGAGCGCCGCGCCATGGCGGCCGAGCGCGAGACCGTCGACCGGCTCATCGCCCACCACCTCGCCGACCAGATCGGAACCCGATTCGAGGCGCGAATTTCCGGCGTCACAAAGTCCGGGCTGTTCGTGCGGCTGACCGAGACGGGAGCGGATGGTTTCGTTCCTGCGGCGACCCTGGGGCGGGAATATTACTCCTATGACGAGGCCGCCCATGCGCTGACGTCACGCTCGGGCGTCAGCTATCGCCTTGCGGACATTATAGAAGTGCGCCTGCTGGAGGCCGCGCCGATCGCCGGGGCGCTGAGATTCGAGGTCGTGAGCGGCGGGGTGAAGCGAACAGACCGCCTCCCCCGGCGCGGCGACGATCGCGGCGCGCGCAAGCCTGCGAAAGGAAAGGCGCGCAGGCGCTAA
- a CDS encoding VWA domain-containing protein yields MIFGLSLMPVMLMLGATADYTRFTTTRAALQQAADSAVLTVASKMTESTTNAQAKDQAQVVLNAQPRMTTAIVTGATVSEDKRTVCATAKVTIQNSFMQMAQLATLTPTVKSCANLAGGADPGTTYEIALVLDNSGSMNSSSDGQSKISILKSAANSFVDTMFSKSNNVKFSVVPFSSGVAAVDPSEPSSRNAAWVDKNGANSQHWIAFGGKTAANAAGFTSRFDIFDKLKARNSALDWRGCFEPQVYPLNVNDTTPNPSDAETLFVPFLAPDEPDNSGWGGNPYWNNYFGDNPSACSSSASGAWARLSRACKYNATGSLGGSFGPSDFKGSSSFCPDPGTQRILQLTQKKSDVQNKINQLVANGATNLHEGFMWGWRTLSPNAPFSGGRAYQAPKNRKIMVFMTDGFNSWNSRVNTATGSTYDTLGYYSYNGAENERFPDGSQGNGVNYRSLLAAAANNSSSYQTISRAMQDELTRQACTNAKTAGIEVFTIGFSVSGDPIDAQGLALMKECATNEDHYFKAEDASQLNAAFSQIGIGLGKLRLSL; encoded by the coding sequence ATGATTTTCGGGCTTAGCCTGATGCCCGTCATGCTCATGCTTGGCGCGACGGCGGATTACACCCGCTTCACGACAACCCGCGCAGCGCTGCAGCAGGCGGCGGACTCCGCGGTGCTCACGGTCGCCTCGAAGATGACGGAATCGACGACCAACGCGCAGGCCAAGGACCAGGCCCAGGTCGTGCTCAACGCCCAACCCCGGATGACGACCGCCATTGTCACCGGAGCGACGGTTTCGGAAGACAAGCGGACGGTCTGCGCCACCGCGAAGGTCACCATCCAGAACTCCTTCATGCAGATGGCGCAACTCGCCACGCTGACGCCGACAGTGAAATCCTGCGCCAATCTCGCGGGCGGGGCCGATCCGGGAACGACCTATGAAATCGCCCTGGTGCTGGACAATTCGGGGTCCATGAATTCCTCGAGCGACGGCCAGTCCAAGATCAGCATTCTGAAGTCCGCGGCGAACAGCTTCGTCGACACGATGTTCTCTAAGTCGAACAATGTAAAATTCTCCGTCGTGCCGTTCTCGTCGGGCGTCGCGGCGGTCGATCCTTCCGAGCCGTCCAGCCGTAACGCAGCCTGGGTCGACAAGAATGGCGCCAACAGCCAGCACTGGATCGCGTTTGGCGGAAAGACGGCGGCCAACGCCGCAGGCTTCACAAGCCGCTTCGACATTTTCGACAAGCTCAAGGCGAGGAATTCGGCGCTGGATTGGCGTGGCTGCTTCGAGCCGCAGGTCTATCCGCTGAACGTCAATGATACAACGCCCAATCCGAGCGACGCGGAAACGCTGTTCGTGCCCTTCCTGGCGCCGGACGAGCCGGACAATTCGGGCTGGGGCGGCAATCCCTACTGGAACAACTATTTCGGTGACAATCCTTCTGCCTGTTCCAGCAGCGCGTCGGGCGCGTGGGCGCGGTTGAGCCGCGCCTGCAAATACAATGCGACGGGTTCGCTTGGCGGCAGTTTCGGCCCATCGGATTTCAAGGGATCGAGCAGCTTCTGTCCCGATCCCGGCACGCAGCGAATCCTGCAGCTCACGCAAAAGAAGTCCGACGTCCAAAACAAGATCAATCAACTCGTCGCCAATGGCGCGACCAATCTGCATGAAGGCTTCATGTGGGGCTGGCGAACGCTCTCGCCGAACGCGCCGTTCTCTGGCGGCCGCGCCTATCAGGCGCCGAAGAACCGCAAGATCATGGTGTTCATGACGGACGGCTTCAACAGCTGGAACTCCCGCGTGAACACCGCCACCGGCTCGACCTACGACACGCTGGGCTATTACAGCTACAACGGCGCGGAGAACGAGCGTTTCCCCGACGGTTCGCAGGGCAATGGCGTGAACTATCGCAGCCTGCTCGCCGCCGCGGCGAACAATAGTTCGAGCTACCAGACGATCTCGCGCGCGATGCAGGACGAATTGACCCGGCAGGCCTGCACGAACGCCAAGACTGCGGGGATCGAGGTCTTCACGATCGGCTTTTCGGTGTCGGGCGATCCGATCGACGCGCAAGGTCTGGCGCTGATGAAGGAATGCGCGACGAACGAGGACCACTATTTCAAGGCGGAGGACGCCTCGCAGCTCAACGCGGCCTTCTCGCAGATCGGCATCGGCCTCGGAAAGCTGCGCTTGTCCCTCTGA
- a CDS encoding DEAD/DEAH box helicase — protein sequence MTFDELGLSQKVLAAVQASGYTTPTPIQAQAIPPALQGRDILGIAQTGTGKTAAFTLPMLSRLEQGRARARVPRTLILEPTRELAAQVEESFAKYGANHKLNVALLIGGVSFGDQEAKIMRGADVLIATPGRLLDFFDRGKLLLTGIEILVIDEADRMLDMGFIPDIERVCKLVPFTRQTLFFSATMPPEITRLTEAFLHNPIRIEVARASTTASTIRQALVASRGHADKRETLRNLIRGAENLKNAIVFCNRKRDVAILHRSLVKHGFPAGALHGDMDQLARMASLDAFKNGDVAILVCSDVAARGLDIPDVSHVFNFDVPTHSEDYVHRIGRTGRAGRSGVAMTIVTEDDTKYIDQIQSLIGKAIEWEGPGFDALPPPMETSRPGERHGERGGRRERGGRGERGSRRQAPATEREAPPSIGRTPRAVRQHTDNGPVRAPRPSAQPVALSSGDRRDRRPRRYHEDDGPPVIGLGDHVPSFLLRPVTLRPAKVGEE from the coding sequence ATGACATTCGACGAACTGGGCCTTTCACAAAAGGTTCTCGCGGCCGTGCAGGCCTCAGGCTACACGACCCCGACGCCCATCCAGGCCCAAGCCATTCCGCCGGCGCTTCAGGGCCGGGACATCCTCGGCATCGCCCAGACAGGCACCGGCAAGACCGCCGCCTTCACCCTGCCGATGCTCAGCCGGCTCGAACAGGGCCGCGCCCGCGCCCGCGTTCCCCGCACCCTCATCCTCGAGCCGACGCGCGAACTCGCGGCGCAGGTCGAGGAAAGCTTCGCCAAATACGGCGCGAATCACAAACTCAACGTCGCGCTGCTGATCGGCGGCGTCTCTTTCGGCGATCAGGAAGCCAAGATCATGCGCGGCGCCGACGTGCTGATCGCGACGCCGGGCCGTTTGCTCGACTTCTTCGATCGCGGCAAGCTCCTGCTGACGGGCATCGAAATCCTCGTCATCGACGAGGCCGACCGTATGCTCGACATGGGCTTCATCCCGGACATCGAGCGCGTCTGCAAGCTGGTGCCCTTCACCCGCCAGACGCTGTTCTTCTCGGCGACGATGCCGCCGGAAATCACCCGCCTCACCGAAGCCTTCCTGCATAATCCGATCCGGATCGAAGTCGCTCGCGCCTCGACCACGGCCTCGACGATTCGCCAGGCGCTGGTCGCCTCCCGCGGCCACGCCGACAAGCGGGAGACGCTGCGCAACCTCATTCGCGGCGCCGAGAATCTCAAGAACGCGATCGTCTTCTGCAACCGCAAGCGGGACGTGGCGATACTGCACCGTTCGCTGGTCAAGCACGGCTTCCCCGCCGGCGCCTTGCATGGCGACATGGACCAGCTGGCCCGAATGGCGTCGCTCGACGCGTTCAAGAACGGCGATGTTGCGATCCTCGTCTGCTCGGACGTGGCCGCGCGCGGCCTCGATATTCCGGACGTTAGCCACGTCTTCAACTTCGACGTGCCGACGCATAGCGAGGATTACGTCCACCGTATCGGCCGCACCGGCCGGGCCGGCCGCTCGGGCGTGGCGATGACCATCGTCACCGAGGACGACACCAAATATATCGACCAGATTCAGAGCCTTATCGGCAAGGCGATCGAGTGGGAAGGGCCGGGCTTCGACGCTTTGCCGCCACCCATGGAGACGAGCCGGCCGGGCGAGCGTCATGGCGAGCGCGGCGGACGCCGGGAGCGCGGTGGACGCGGCGAGAGGGGTTCGCGCCGACAGGCGCCGGCAACGGAGCGCGAGGCGCCGCCCAGCATCGGCCGGACGCCCCGGGCAGTCCGTCAGCATACCGATAATGGGCCGGTCCGCGCGCCGCGCCCGTCGGCTCAGCCCGTGGCGCTGTCATCCGGCGACCGCCGCGACCGTCGCCCGCGCCGCTATCATGAGGATGACGGTCCGCCCGTGATCGGGCTCGGCGACCATGTTCCTTCCTTCCTGCTGCGTCCGGTGACGCTGCGGCCGGCGAAGGTTGGCGAGGAATAA
- a CDS encoding prephenate dehydratase codes for MTKYIAYQGEPGANSDIACRDAYPHLTPLPCTSFEDAFAAVTEGRAVLAMIPIENSIAGRVADIHHFLPHSGLHIVGEYFLPIHFHLMAPKRATREGLKSVYSHVHALGQCRRVIRDLGLEAHTAGDTAGAAREVSEWKDITKAALAPRLAADIYGLDILAENVEDEAHNTTRFVVLSKTRHWAAPNAGPTMTTFIFRVRNVPAALYKALGGFATNGVNMTKLESYMVDGEFAATRFLADVDGHPEQPNLARALEELQFFSKEVEILGVYPAAEFRVTNIRAFEFGD; via the coding sequence GTGACAAAATACATCGCCTATCAGGGGGAGCCCGGCGCGAACTCGGACATCGCCTGCCGTGACGCCTATCCGCATCTGACGCCCTTGCCCTGCACCAGCTTCGAGGACGCCTTCGCCGCGGTTACGGAAGGGCGCGCCGTGCTGGCGATGATCCCGATCGAGAACTCGATCGCGGGCCGCGTGGCCGACATCCATCATTTCCTGCCGCATTCCGGCCTGCATATCGTCGGCGAATATTTCCTTCCGATCCATTTTCACCTGATGGCCCCGAAGCGCGCGACGCGCGAGGGGCTGAAAAGCGTCTACAGCCATGTGCATGCGCTGGGGCAGTGCCGGCGCGTGATCCGCGATCTGGGGCTGGAAGCGCATACGGCGGGCGACACCGCCGGCGCGGCGCGCGAGGTTTCGGAATGGAAGGACATAACGAAGGCTGCGCTGGCGCCGCGCCTCGCCGCCGACATCTACGGGCTCGACATTCTCGCCGAGAATGTCGAGGACGAGGCGCATAACACCACTCGTTTCGTCGTGCTCTCGAAGACCCGCCATTGGGCCGCGCCCAACGCCGGCCCGACGATGACGACTTTCATCTTCCGCGTGCGCAACGTCCCCGCCGCGCTCTACAAGGCGCTCGGCGGCTTTGCGACAAATGGCGTGAACATGACGAAACTCGAAAGCTACATGGTCGACGGCGAATTCGCCGCGACGCGCTTTCTCGCCGACGTCGACGGGCACCCCGAACAGCCGAACCTGGCGCGGGCGCTGGAGGAATTGCAGTTTTTCTCCAAGGAGGTCGAAATTCTCGGCGTCTATCCGGCGGCGGAATTCCGGGTGACGAATATTCGCGCCTTCGAGTTCGGGGATTGA
- a CDS encoding HIT family protein, with product MSATYDPNNIFGKILRGEIPAHKVYEDDVALAFMDIMPRAEGHVLVIPKEGARGLLDVRPETLGELIKRVQHVAQVVKTALGAEGLTLHQFNDSAGGQVIYHLHFHILPRWEGVALRPPGNMGDNDRLAAQAEKIRAAMTPFAG from the coding sequence ATGTCCGCCACTTACGATCCCAACAATATTTTCGGCAAGATCCTGCGCGGCGAGATCCCCGCGCACAAGGTCTATGAAGATGACGTGGCGCTAGCCTTCATGGACATCATGCCGCGCGCGGAGGGCCATGTGCTGGTGATCCCGAAGGAGGGCGCACGCGGCCTGCTGGACGTTCGGCCAGAGACGCTCGGCGAACTCATCAAGCGCGTCCAGCATGTGGCGCAGGTCGTGAAGACGGCCCTCGGCGCCGAGGGGCTGACGCTGCATCAGTTCAATGACAGCGCTGGTGGACAGGTGATCTACCACCTGCATTTCCACATCCTGCCGCGCTGGGAAGGCGTGGCCCTGCGTCCGCCGGGCAATATGGGCGACAATGACAGGCTCGCCGCCCAGGCCGAAAAGATCCGGGCGGCGATGACGCCTTTCGCGGGATAA
- the rpmG gene encoding 50S ribosomal protein L33, with protein MAKSAMIKIKLLSTADTGYFYVTKKNARTKTEKLVFKKYDPVARKHVEFKETKIK; from the coding sequence ATGGCCAAGTCCGCCATGATCAAGATCAAGCTCCTGTCCACGGCGGATACGGGCTATTTCTACGTCACCAAGAAGAACGCGCGCACCAAGACCGAGAAGCTCGTGTTCAAGAAATATGATCCCGTCGCGCGCAAGCACGTCGAGTTCAAGGAAACCAAGATCAAGTAA
- a CDS encoding beta-1,6-N-acetylglucosaminyltransferase — protein sequence MTGQIGFVLLTHRNPLQILRLIKSLNRMFDNPKIACHHDFSQCSFSIDLIPENVLFVRPHFNTTWGHFSLVDAMLAALRLLYSDNDQPDRFVLLSGQCYPIKNADTIISALKQGNFDAQIGYYPIVENKLESTWQEKCFLRYCAQSPFYPFSDSFECFAGEHWFSGNHVAANALLRFHSASPALAEHYRFLGRDRAITPAESYYQTILCNDPKLKILNDDLRYIDWPEGSWHPKTLTLDDSEELFSSHALFARKFELDESRPLLDEIDNRLFNG from the coding sequence ATGACAGGTCAGATTGGTTTCGTCTTACTTACCCACCGAAATCCATTACAAATTTTACGGCTCATCAAGTCATTGAATCGAATGTTTGATAATCCGAAAATCGCATGCCATCACGACTTTTCCCAGTGCAGTTTTTCTATCGATTTGATACCTGAAAACGTCTTGTTTGTTCGTCCCCATTTCAATACGACGTGGGGACATTTTTCTCTTGTTGACGCTATGCTTGCCGCCCTTCGGTTGCTCTATAGCGATAATGATCAGCCTGACCGGTTTGTCTTGTTGAGCGGTCAATGTTACCCGATAAAAAATGCAGATACGATTATCAGCGCCCTGAAACAGGGGAATTTCGACGCCCAGATCGGGTATTATCCCATCGTTGAAAACAAATTGGAAAGCACCTGGCAAGAAAAGTGCTTTCTCCGCTATTGCGCGCAGAGCCCGTTCTACCCATTCAGCGACTCATTCGAATGCTTTGCCGGCGAACATTGGTTTTCCGGAAACCATGTCGCTGCGAACGCCTTGTTACGATTTCATAGCGCTTCTCCCGCGCTGGCGGAACATTATCGCTTTCTAGGGCGCGATCGCGCAATCACCCCTGCGGAGTCGTATTATCAAACAATATTATGTAATGATCCAAAACTGAAAATTCTCAATGACGACTTGCGCTACATAGATTGGCCGGAGGGAAGTTGGCATCCCAAGACGTTGACGCTCGATGACAGTGAAGAGCTATTCTCTTCCCATGCTCTTTTTGCTCGAAAATTCGAACTGGATGAGAGCCGTCCCCTTCTTGATGAAATTGATAATCGGTTATTTAACGGATAA